The Brassica napus cultivar Da-Ae chromosome C1 unlocalized genomic scaffold, Da-Ae chrC01_Random_17, whole genome shotgun sequence DNA window TATTACGTTTGTATACAATGATTTTTCATTTTCAGGCTCGTATTAAAAAGATTATGCAAGCTGATGAGGATGTTGGCAAGATTGCTTTGGCAGTGCCTGTCCTAGTCTGTGAGTCATTTTGTTTTACTTCAGTTTTAAGGCAGTTGTTTGGTTGGGAGACCTTTTTTGCTTAATTTCATGTTCTGTTACTGCAGCAAAATCTTTGGAATTGTTCTTGCAAGACCTTTGCGATCGCACGTATGAGATTACCCTCGAGAGAGGAGCCAAGACCGTCAGCTCTTTGCACCTGTAAGCAACTGATTGCTTAAACTTTGTTTTTTGATCCTTCTGCATGCTAACAAATGTCGCTACTGCCTAAAGAGCATGAATGCATTTTAGATGTTGTAACTATTAATATTCTGGTTGAGGTGATGTTGTTAAGCGGAAGAGCTTCCAAGTTATTGGTCCTATTTTGACTGCGTCCAACACCTAGAGGATGTTGTTGATGTTACAGAACTTTATACCACATATTTGTGTGTTTAAAGTACATTTTGCTCTTTTTCTTCATACGGTGTTTGGTGATGCAACTACTGCATCCACGTTTATTGAACTTGTTTTGTTGTTTACAGAAAACACTGTGTGGAAAGATATAACGTGTTTGATTTTCTGAGGGAAGTTGTGAGCAAGGTTCCTGACTACGGCCAAGCGCAAGGGCAGGCCCATGGGACTGGTGACGTTACCATGGATGATCGCACCATCTCCAAGAGAAGGTTGGACCTCCTGGCTCCGTATACTCTGGTTATTTAATTGATATAAGCCAGTAGCAAGCTGAATCGAAATGGTTTATTTAAATCAGGAAGCCGATCAGTGACGAAGTGAATGACAGCGACGAGGAAAATAAGAAAAGCAAAACAGTGAGCTCATGTTCTTCTTAGTTACTTCATTTAATGTCTATTGGTGTGGAGCACTAACATCCATTCAACACTGTTGTTGGCATTGGGCTTATTATTGCAGCAAGAGGTGGGGAATGCTAAGCCCAGTGGCAGGGGTAGTAGAGGgagaggacgaggaagaggtcgcggTTGACGAGCTGCTAAAGCAGCCGAAAGAGAAAATCTGAACCGCGAGGTGGAGCTTGAGACCGCCATGGCGGAACAGCCACCTCCTCAAGACAGTAACCAGATGCATGTGTCAGCGTCATCACCACAAGAGAACGAGAAGAAGGATGTCGATGGCGACATTGCAGCATCAAAAGAAGACACCAAGCAGCAACTTCAAAATCCAAAAGAAGGCATTGACATTGACCTCAACGCTGAATCCCTCGACCTAAACGAAACCAAACCGGCACCAGTCCCAGCTGCAGACAAAGCTACGACCTCAGAAGAATATCCAGGCTGGCCTATGGAGTTGGGCAAGATCGATCCAACACAGTTAGCAAGTTTGGGTAAGAGGATAGACGAGGACGAGGACGAGGAAGATTATGACGAAGAGGGCTAAGCAGCACAAAGTAGGACAAATATAGAGTAGCAGCATTTAGCGGTTTGTCTAGAAAAAATGCTCTTTCTGTTATCCAAGTCTTCTTCCTGTTTCCGTTTATTGTATGAATCGAAGACTGCAACTTAATTTATTTCTTCTGGTATGTTATTTAAGGGTTTAATAGTAGCATCAGAAGTTAAAATATCTTACAGAGTAAGCAAACAAACAGTCATTATTACATAA harbors:
- the LOC111210750 gene encoding dr1-associated corepressor-like, which gives rise to MRKKLDTRFPAARIKKIMQADEDVGKIALAVPVLVSKSLELFLQDLCDRTYEITLERGAKTVSSLHLKHCVERYNVFDFLREVVSKVPDYGQAQGQAHGTGDVTMDDRTISKRRKPISDEVNDSDEENKKSKTQEVGNAKPSGRGSRGRGRGRGRG
- the LOC125594608 gene encoding uncharacterized protein LOC125594608; its protein translation is MAEQPPPQDSNQMHVSASSPQENEKKDVDGDIAASKEDTKQQLQNPKEGIDIDLNAESLDLNETKPAPVPAADKATTSEEYPGWPMELGKIDPTQLASLGKRIDEDEDEEDYDEEG